CGTGTCGGCGAGCGTCTTCGCGTTCGAGACGACCTGTTCGGCGTACTCGGCGAATTCGGGCTGGAGCGCTTCCTTGAAGCCGACGGCCTTCCCCGCGATGTTGTGCATGAGCGGGCCGCCCTGTGCGCCGGGGAAGACGGCGTTGTCGATCGCCTTGGCGTGCTCGTCGCTCGTCATGATGATCCCGCCGCGGCCGGCGCGGATCGTCTTGTGCGTCGAGCCGGTGACGAAGTCGGCGACGCCGACTGGCGAGGGGTGGACGCCGGCGGCGACGAGTCCCGTGATGTGAGCGATGTCCGCGAGGTGGTACGCGCCCACGTCCTCGGCGACCGCCTGGATGCGCTCCCAGTCGACGATCCGCGGGTACGCCGAGTAACCCGAGACGACGATGTCGGGCTCGAACTCCTCGGCCGTCGCTTCGAGCGCCTCGTAGTCGATGTAGCCCGTGTCGGCGTCGACGTGGTACTGTTCGACCTCGAACAGTTGGCCGGCGAAGTTCGCCGGGTGGCCGTGCGAGAGGTGGCCGCCGTCGTTCAGTTCGAGCGAGAGGATCTTGTCGCCCGGATCGAGCATCGCCAGGTAGACGCCCATGTTGGCTTGCGTCCCCGAGTGGGGCTGGACGTTGACGTGTTCTGCGCCCCACAGCTCCGTGGCGCGCTTGATGGCGAGGTTCTCGACCACGTCGGCGTACTCACAGCCGGCGTAGTAGCGCGAGTCGGGGTAGCCCTCGGCGTACTTGTTCGTGAGGACCGACCCCTGCGCTTCGAGGACGGCCTCGGAGGCGTGGTTCTCGCTCGCGATCATCGCGAGGGTCTGCTCCTGACGCTCCGCTTCCCCGGCGAGGGCCTCGGCGACCTCGGGGTCGACCGAGCGGACGTGCTCGTCGTGCATGGTTACGTTGCGGGGTGAGTCGGGTATAAGCCTGTCCACTCCGCATCTCGCCTCCCGGCCAAGGCGCGCTGATGGTCGGTTCGATCGGCGCTCGATCGACCGCCAGAGCTGTTATTACATATACAGATTCGTACAGGTAATCAAATTGTAATTACTCGCTTTTACGACAGATATATACGCTAGCCAGGGAGTGTTGAACCACGTGATGCTTCGTGCGGAGGTCACGGCCGACGGCGTCGTCACCGTCAGCCGCCTGCGGCCCTCCGTCGCCGTCCGCGCGGTCGACTGGCGGGCTGGCGACGGCTCGGATGGGGCTACCGATACGCCCGCGATCCGAGCGCCGGTCGACGACAGCGCAGTGGGCCGAGCCACCGCAGTGCGGCTCCCGCCGGGACCGGTCACTGCCACGCGCGCCGTGACCGACGAGACCTGGGATCTGATCGGCGAGGAGTCGCTCCCCGCGGGGACGTACGAACTGTGTACCGAGTCGGTGGTCCAGGTCCGGGTCGCGTTCGCGTCCGCTGCCGAACTCGCGCCCGAAGCAGACGGCACGGTGCTCTCCTTCCCGGCCGAGACCGCGGTTCGCGTGGGGTTCGCCGACACCGGTGACGATCCGCCGGGGTCGATCGGCGTGCCGCGGACTCCGGCGGGTGTCGCGACCGCGCTGTCGGCGCTGTCGGCGACCACCCTGACGACGACGGCGGCCCGCTCGCACTCCCGGATGCGCCAGCATCCCCCGCTCGTCGAGTTCGCCGCGGAGACGCGGCTCCCCGAGTGGGTCGACCGCCGCCGGACCGAGCGCGACGTCACGCTCACTCTGCCGGCGCGGCTCGACTACGCTTTCTCGGCGTCGTCGCTCGCACACTACCTCGGGGCCGACGTGCGGGTCGACGCGGACGCGACGCCGACGTTGCGCACGCCCGGCGTCGACCACGCCTTCGAGACGATGCCGGGGTTCCAGTACGAGGCCGCGTCGCTGCTGCGGCGCGTGTTCCTCCTCGACTGTCTCGTCCGCGAGGCGCTCCCCGGGAGCGACCGGTTGGCCGAGAGCGACCTGCTCGGACGGCTCTCGCTCGACCCCGACCGGCTCGCGGACGCGCCGATCGGCCGACGCCTCGAGGCGTATCTCGACGCCCCGTTCGACCTCGTCTCGCCCGACCTCCCCGAGTGGCACCTCTCGATGTACGTCGAACCGACGTACGACCACGTCCGGACCCTCCCACACGTCGTCTCGAACCTCCCGAACGTCTTCACGCCGGACTCCCAGCCGTTGCGCAGCAACGAACGGCTGACCCGGTCGCTCGACGACTTCTACCGCGACGACGACGAGGTGTCGCCGAACGTCGAGCCCGTCAAACCGCTCCTCGGCCCCGGCCGGGTCCACGGCTGGCTGGCCGACGGGATTCCGATCGACGTGTTCAAGACGCTTCCCGAAGCGTACGAACACCGCTCCCGTGGCGTACGCGAGAACCGGCCGACGTCCGTCGTCGCGGTGCTCAACGACGTCGAGATGTCCTCGGAACACGACGACGCGGCCGACCTCTACCGCCGCGGGACGGCGGATCTCGACATCGACGTCTCCGTCCGCGAGCGCCTCTCGCGTGCGGAACTCGCCGCGGTGTTCGAGGCGGACCACGATTTCGTCCACTACATCGGCCACTGCGACGAGGCCGGGCTCCGGTGTCGTGACGGTGCCCTCTCGGCGGTCGACATCGGCCACTCCGGTGCCGAGACGTTCTTCCTCAACGCCTGTGGCTCGTACTACGAGGGGATCGACCTCGTCACCAAGGGGAGCGTCGCCGGGGCGGTCACGTTCGAGAAGGTTCTCGACGGCCACGCGGCGCGCGTCGGAACGATGTTCGTGCGCCTGTTGGTCAACGGCTTCAGCATCGAGCGTGCGCTCGACCTCGCCCGGCGTCGGATCATCATGGGGACCGACTACACCGTCGTCGGCGACGGCACGCACAAACTCAGCGGTGCGCCGGAGACGGTTCCCCTGGCGGCCACCATCACGGCCGCCGACGACCGCGAGGCGTACCGCGTCACGTTCGACGCGTCCTCGCCACGGGTGACGGGCGACGTTTTCACTCTTCCGGAACCGTTCGACGACCGCCCTCGCCTGTTCGGGGCGGAGTCCGAGACGGTGCTGACGCCGGCCGAAGCCGAGCGGTT
This Salinigranum marinum DNA region includes the following protein-coding sequences:
- the glyA gene encoding serine hydroxymethyltransferase; its protein translation is MHDEHVRSVDPEVAEALAGEAERQEQTLAMIASENHASEAVLEAQGSVLTNKYAEGYPDSRYYAGCEYADVVENLAIKRATELWGAEHVNVQPHSGTQANMGVYLAMLDPGDKILSLELNDGGHLSHGHPANFAGQLFEVEQYHVDADTGYIDYEALEATAEEFEPDIVVSGYSAYPRIVDWERIQAVAEDVGAYHLADIAHITGLVAAGVHPSPVGVADFVTGSTHKTIRAGRGGIIMTSDEHAKAIDNAVFPGAQGGPLMHNIAGKAVGFKEALQPEFAEYAEQVVSNAKTLADTFANHGLDVVSGGTDTHLVLVDLRESHPDLSGGTAEDALERTGIVLNANTVPGETRSPFDPSGIRAGTAALTTRGFENAEIREVGEHIVRVVDNPEDQGVIGEVSDRVTELCAGHPLYR